In one window of Palaemon carinicauda isolate YSFRI2023 chromosome 2, ASM3689809v2, whole genome shotgun sequence DNA:
- the LOC137629280 gene encoding RNA-binding protein 7 — protein sequence MSEEDSQVVWVGNLDDRVNEDLIYELFLQAGPIEYVKQPKDKASGRKKNFAFVGFKHECSVPYSIALLNNVKLFGRNIRAQSRYLQSLQAQGLASGDSQGVHTLDPSQRNLFDDGPGVSHVNESQSLMGPPPVPLNNHPNIPPHILALAHQQMALLNDKGMVPLSQNPALNVRMQPRNDSFGSINYNQGYSNSGRNYSNQGGYDQYQRNRNRGPRSFDNKTMLSLKNHVTSVTAQNSQMLAAVQDQHGRFDRSRLGPSHGHHNEDRYERDYESHRDNRYRQNQEGHQKHGHQRDYRQQPYDRYEGHHSRHQDRHSSSDNRRKFDEKSRSGGRSHSYNNDRYGRGGEYQPQNNSRR from the exons ATGAGTGAAGAGGATAGCCAAGTCGTGTGGGTGGGGAATTTAGACGATAGGGTAAACGAGGATTTGATTTATGAACTGTTTTTGCAG GCTGGTCCTATTGAATATGTCAAGCAACCAAAAGATAAAGCAAGTGGCAGGAAAAAGAACTTTGCCTTTGTAGGTTTTAAACATGAGTGTTCTGTCCCATATTCCATAGCTTTGTTGAACAATGTGAAACTCTTTGGTCGCAACATTAGAGCACAGAGCCGGTATCTCCAAAGTCTACAGGCACAGGGGTTAGCTTCTGGAGACTCCCAAGGAGTGCATACTCTTGATCCTTCACAGAGAAATCTTTTCGACGATGGTCCAGGGGTGTCTCACGTGAATGAATCACAGAGTTTAATGGGACCACCCCCTGTACCACTTAATAATCATCCTAATATTCCTCCACATATATTGGCATTAGCGCATCAACAGATGGCTTTGCTTAATGATAAAGGAATGGTGCCCTTGTCTCAAAATCCTGCTCTTAATGTAAGAATGCAACCCAGAAATGACAGTTTTGGTTCTATCAACTATAACCAAGGCTATTCCAATTCAGGCCGCAACTACTCTAATCAAGGAGGTTATGATCAGTACCAAAGAAATAGAAATAGAGGCCCAAGGTCCTTTGATAACAAAACTATGCTGTCACTCAAAAATCATGTAACTTCAGTCACTGCCCAGAATTCTCAGATGTTAGCTGCAGTCCAGGATCAACATGGGCGTTTTGACAGAAGCCGGTTAGGACCGTCACACGGCCATCACAATGAAGATAGATATGAACGGGATTATGAGAGCCACCGCGATAATAGGTATCGGCAGAATCAAGAGGGCCACCAGAAACATGGCCATCAACGCGATTACAGACAACAACCGTATGACAGGTATGAGGGTCACCACAGTAGACATCAGGATAGGCATTCATCCTCTGACAATCGCCGGAAGTTCGATGAAAAAAGCAGAAGTGGTGGTAGAAGCCACAGCTATAACAATG